The following are encoded in a window of Paenibacillus polymyxa genomic DNA:
- a CDS encoding amidohydrolase, which produces MTFVLFKHGRLYGEWASKGDSIVVQHGRIQAIGYARELELQLSGKEYETVDWEDAYVLPGLTDSHMHLSMHGMKLAMLDLTSATSKEEMLAMLRKRVAVTPPGEWILGLNWNENAFIPVEIPDIAELDAITDQHPVYLTRTCFHTFLANSEAFRRAGINEDTPDPASGAYGRDADGRLNGLIYEEASFAFTSVQPEPDYSVKKDTIRRACMDALRLGLTAAHTEDLRFLGSVETMQQIYRELREEGLPFRTHQLIYHPFLEEAKVQGLRAGTGNEWFKIGAIKMFADGAIGGRTALLSEPYSDAPHTCGMAIQPQPELNQMVAAVRATGYPVAVHAIGDGAAHMILTAMEAHALTGESGLPDRLIHGQVLRGDLVKRMAKLPLIADIQPRFVASDFPWVLDRVGKERTEYLYAWKKLLEAGIPCAGGSDAPIEPLNPFLGIHAAVTRAKPEEMHEGYLPAEKLDVHEAIRLFTTGSAVAAGEADERGTIAEGKAADFTVIDRDVSESPQALLDVKVRMTIVNGKVAYRS; this is translated from the coding sequence TTGACATTCGTTTTGTTCAAGCACGGCCGGTTGTATGGGGAGTGGGCTTCCAAAGGAGACTCTATCGTTGTACAGCATGGACGGATACAGGCCATCGGGTATGCTCGGGAGCTTGAATTACAGTTGTCCGGTAAGGAATATGAAACTGTGGATTGGGAAGACGCCTATGTACTGCCAGGCTTAACCGATTCACATATGCATTTGTCTATGCATGGTATGAAGCTGGCTATGCTGGATTTAACATCAGCTACCTCCAAGGAAGAGATGCTGGCTATGCTGCGCAAACGGGTCGCTGTAACACCGCCAGGAGAATGGATTTTAGGACTCAACTGGAATGAAAATGCGTTTATTCCTGTTGAAATACCGGATATAGCCGAGCTGGATGCCATTACAGATCAGCATCCGGTATATCTCACTCGTACGTGCTTTCATACGTTCTTGGCCAATTCAGAGGCATTTCGACGTGCGGGTATTAACGAGGACACCCCTGACCCGGCTTCGGGAGCCTATGGGCGAGATGCAGATGGACGGTTGAACGGATTGATTTATGAGGAAGCATCCTTTGCCTTTACTAGCGTGCAGCCAGAGCCGGATTATTCGGTTAAGAAGGATACGATTCGGCGGGCTTGCATGGATGCGCTAAGGCTTGGTTTGACTGCTGCGCACACAGAGGATTTACGTTTTTTGGGCAGCGTGGAGACGATGCAGCAAATTTACAGGGAGCTGAGGGAAGAAGGTCTTCCTTTTCGCACACACCAGCTTATCTATCATCCATTTTTGGAAGAAGCGAAAGTGCAAGGGCTGCGTGCAGGTACCGGAAATGAATGGTTTAAAATCGGTGCGATTAAAATGTTTGCCGATGGCGCTATTGGTGGAAGAACGGCATTATTATCCGAACCTTATAGTGATGCTCCACATACCTGTGGAATGGCGATCCAACCGCAGCCAGAGCTGAATCAGATGGTGGCTGCGGTCAGAGCAACAGGCTATCCGGTGGCTGTGCATGCCATAGGGGATGGGGCGGCGCACATGATTTTGACAGCGATGGAGGCTCATGCGCTCACGGGGGAAAGCGGTTTGCCAGACCGCCTGATCCATGGACAGGTGCTTAGGGGTGATTTGGTCAAGAGAATGGCGAAGCTGCCGCTGATCGCGGACATCCAGCCCCGTTTTGTCGCAAGTGACTTCCCTTGGGTACTGGATCGGGTGGGGAAAGAACGGACTGAATATTTATATGCCTGGAAAAAGCTACTGGAAGCAGGCATTCCATGTGCTGGAGGTAGTGACGCGCCGATTGAGCCGTTAAACCCTTTTCTTGGTATTCATGCGGCCGTGACTCGTGCCAAGCCGGAAGAAATGCATGAGGGCTATCTTCCCGCTGAAAAGCTGGATGTACATGAAGCCATTCGTTTGTTTACCACGGGAAGCGCGGTAGCAGCCGGTGAGGCTGATGAAAGAGGGACGATAGCTGAAGGGAAAGCCGCTGACTTTACAGTCATTGACCGTGATGTATCGGAAAGTCCGCAAGCTTTACTTGATGTTAAGGTACGAATGACAATTGTAAACGGGAAAGTTGCATATCGGTCATAG
- a CDS encoding ArsR/SmtB family transcription factor — MEPSLIYKALSNETRRLIMLWLKKPEEFFDEQAYLKQGLNFQIGVCVGDIQAKSGLAQSVISSYLLTMQKSGLLESERIGKWTYYRRNEKTIREFAEYVQKEL; from the coding sequence ATGGAACCGTCATTGATTTATAAAGCATTGTCAAACGAAACTCGTCGTCTAATTATGCTGTGGTTAAAAAAACCAGAAGAGTTTTTTGATGAACAGGCTTATCTAAAGCAAGGGCTTAATTTTCAAATTGGTGTATGTGTGGGAGATATACAGGCTAAATCGGGACTTGCGCAGTCTGTGATTTCAAGTTATTTATTAACGATGCAAAAATCCGGTTTGTTAGAGTCTGAGCGTATTGGGAAGTGGACGTACTATCGTCGGAATGAAAAAACAATCCGGGAATTTGCCGAGTACGTTCAAAAGGAACTATAA
- a CDS encoding iron ABC transporter permease has product MTRTDTTGLSKTWRVGSIFGGGLIVLIVLFFVSLCYGEASIPLHTVIEALTQRQNTLDHNMVWDLRMPRTVIGILAGGALAIAGALLQAITKNPLAASDTLGINAGAYFVVVLGAVMFPGLLHQAPFLFAAVGGLLAAVLAYFMGGGRAGSPIRLALAGLIVSMVLGSFTGALHIFYSFETQGLFLWGSGSLVQNDWSGTTYAWPWVVGLSVIAVLLSRQFDVLDLDESTSTSLGQKVSLTRAVGIVLAVLLSTITVSVIGPIGFVGLVAPHLVRLSGLKMHRWVLPGSFLWGALLLTGADVLAKMVHQSSMDLPTGAVMALIGAPWLIWLILWKLKLPSGISGQSSMNIGVRSRKLPYGRLVTLFGCGAVLLTVFSLMFGGMRIPVGDLLSGLFGGENANSALLQFRIPRTLVAAGAGIALAVSGVLIQLAVRNPLADASIIGVSSGAGFGALAVIIVWPGLPVYMLPIAAIAGATVSAAVIFFLSWNKHLNPSVVILLGIAVSAIGAAGIQVLIIQGSLWGSTGYIWLTGSTYARNWGQVATILAFLLVLLPIAWWLARRFDLLVFDDSSAMGLGLPVRRTRLLAMAVGVLLAGGAVACVGTIGFIGLIAPHIVRTLIGHHVRRSIVLSSLLGAVMLVLADTIGRTVLAPTEIPSGLLIALIGAPYFLYLMYRSNKSKSV; this is encoded by the coding sequence ATGACCCGAACAGACACAACGGGTTTATCGAAGACTTGGCGTGTAGGAAGCATCTTTGGGGGCGGATTGATCGTCCTCATCGTGCTTTTTTTTGTAAGCTTGTGTTATGGAGAGGCTTCAATCCCGCTGCATACAGTAATTGAGGCGTTGACCCAGCGTCAGAATACGCTTGATCATAACATGGTGTGGGATCTCCGAATGCCGCGTACGGTCATCGGAATCCTAGCAGGTGGTGCGCTGGCCATCGCCGGTGCTCTGCTCCAGGCCATCACCAAAAATCCGCTGGCGGCTTCTGATACACTAGGAATTAACGCTGGTGCCTACTTTGTGGTCGTCCTTGGCGCGGTGATGTTTCCCGGATTGCTGCACCAGGCGCCGTTTTTATTTGCTGCTGTCGGCGGCCTGCTAGCAGCGGTACTGGCTTACTTCATGGGTGGGGGACGAGCTGGAAGTCCAATTCGGTTGGCGCTTGCCGGCTTGATTGTATCCATGGTTCTCGGTTCGTTTACCGGAGCTTTGCATATCTTTTATTCATTTGAAACCCAGGGACTGTTTCTCTGGGGTTCTGGCTCGCTTGTGCAAAACGACTGGAGCGGGACAACTTACGCCTGGCCCTGGGTCGTAGGGCTCTCGGTCATTGCCGTTCTGCTGTCAAGGCAGTTTGATGTCCTAGATCTGGATGAGTCCACATCCACGTCGCTCGGACAAAAGGTTAGCTTGACCCGGGCGGTGGGAATTGTATTAGCTGTCCTGCTATCGACCATTACAGTCAGCGTCATTGGACCCATTGGTTTTGTGGGTTTGGTAGCTCCGCATTTGGTGCGCTTAAGCGGTCTAAAAATGCATCGTTGGGTGCTGCCCGGTTCCTTCCTCTGGGGGGCATTGCTGTTGACGGGTGCTGACGTGCTGGCGAAAATGGTCCACCAATCAAGCATGGATCTGCCGACCGGAGCAGTGATGGCCTTGATCGGTGCTCCTTGGTTAATTTGGCTGATTCTGTGGAAATTGAAGCTGCCTTCTGGTATTAGTGGACAATCTTCCATGAACATAGGTGTGCGCTCTCGGAAATTACCGTATGGCAGGCTGGTCACGTTGTTTGGATGCGGTGCCGTGCTGTTGACTGTATTCAGCCTGATGTTTGGAGGGATGCGAATTCCTGTCGGCGATCTATTGTCCGGCCTGTTCGGCGGTGAGAACGCAAATTCGGCCTTGCTGCAGTTTAGAATTCCGCGCACGCTGGTGGCAGCCGGGGCTGGTATCGCTCTTGCTGTCAGTGGTGTCTTGATCCAATTAGCCGTTCGTAATCCTTTAGCGGATGCCTCGATCATTGGTGTTTCTTCAGGGGCTGGCTTTGGTGCGCTTGCAGTGATTATCGTTTGGCCTGGGCTACCTGTTTATATGCTGCCCATCGCGGCGATTGCCGGAGCGACGGTGTCGGCGGCAGTGATCTTCTTTTTATCATGGAACAAGCACCTAAACCCGTCTGTGGTCATCCTACTTGGGATTGCTGTATCAGCGATCGGAGCAGCCGGCATTCAGGTACTGATTATCCAAGGCTCGCTTTGGGGCAGCACAGGCTATATTTGGCTGACGGGTAGTACCTACGCTCGAAACTGGGGACAGGTGGCGACGATTCTGGCCTTTCTGCTCGTGTTGTTGCCAATAGCCTGGTGGCTAGCTCGCCGCTTTGATCTTTTGGTGTTTGACGATAGCAGCGCTATGGGACTGGGACTTCCGGTGCGCCGCACCCGGCTGCTGGCCATGGCAGTGGGTGTGCTGCTGGCGGGTGGAGCGGTAGCCTGTGTAGGTACAATTGGCTTCATCGGGCTGATTGCTCCGCATATCGTGCGTACGTTGATTGGGCACCATGTACGCCGCTCCATTGTTCTGTCGAGCCTCTTGGGAGCAGTAATGCTGGTGCTGGCTGATACGATTGGCCGGACAGTGCTTGCGCCGACTGAAATTCCTTCCGGATTGCTGATCGCACTGATCGGTGCACCGTATTTCCTGTACTTGATGTATCGCTCCAATAAGAGTAAGTCAGTGTAG
- a CDS encoding MFS transporter: MKKVNPLLIIILALGVFGIITTEMGIIGVLPQVTQKFNVSAAQAGWLVSIFSLVVAISGPFLTLLVSGMNRKVILLSAVFSFVISNIVYAYTTHFEVMLIFRVLPAIFHPVFFSVALVTASHLVPPEKSSKAVTKVFAGITVGFAFGVPLTSYLAEKISLEAAFLFGAVVSMIAFVGILVWLPSLPVQEKMSYGKQLGILRKPQLWFNIVTVIFIFAAMFSVYSYFAEYLGEVTLMNGSWISMMLMVFGIVMIFGNFLFGGLLHKNLTKTVIMFPLLYMVIYVFTYALGASFLPMIVVVLIWGAVHSGGLIISQTWLTTEAKEAPEFGNSLFVSFSNLGITIGAAMGGWFISHLGIHQLIWSGLMFALLAFLSMILKIKLFNSNATEVNVR, from the coding sequence ATGAAAAAGGTTAACCCGTTACTTATTATCATTCTGGCTTTAGGCGTATTCGGCATTATTACAACGGAAATGGGGATTATAGGCGTTCTCCCTCAAGTAACCCAAAAATTCAATGTATCAGCTGCCCAGGCTGGTTGGCTCGTTAGTATTTTTTCTTTAGTTGTTGCCATTTCAGGTCCGTTCTTGACCTTACTCGTTTCCGGCATGAATCGTAAAGTCATTCTATTAAGCGCTGTATTCAGTTTTGTCATTTCTAATATTGTCTATGCCTATACCACTCATTTTGAGGTCATGCTCATTTTTCGTGTTCTTCCTGCTATTTTTCATCCTGTCTTTTTTTCGGTCGCTCTCGTGACTGCATCTCATCTTGTCCCCCCTGAAAAGAGTAGTAAAGCCGTCACCAAGGTTTTCGCTGGAATTACAGTAGGATTTGCGTTTGGCGTGCCTTTGACTTCCTATCTTGCTGAAAAGATATCGTTAGAAGCTGCTTTCTTGTTTGGAGCTGTCGTAAGCATGATTGCATTTGTGGGAATACTCGTATGGCTTCCTTCCCTGCCCGTTCAGGAAAAGATGTCTTATGGCAAACAGCTTGGTATATTACGTAAACCTCAATTGTGGTTCAACATTGTGACTGTTATTTTTATCTTTGCAGCTATGTTTTCGGTGTATAGCTACTTTGCCGAATATCTTGGAGAAGTAACTCTTATGAACGGGTCATGGATCAGTATGATGTTGATGGTCTTTGGAATCGTCATGATTTTTGGGAACTTTTTATTTGGAGGATTATTACATAAAAATCTGACAAAGACCGTCATCATGTTCCCATTGCTATATATGGTCATTTACGTATTCACTTATGCTCTGGGAGCTTCTTTCCTACCGATGATTGTGGTTGTACTCATTTGGGGGGCCGTGCATTCCGGGGGGCTAATTATTAGTCAAACATGGTTAACCACTGAAGCGAAAGAAGCTCCAGAGTTTGGTAACAGTCTGTTTGTCTCATTTTCTAATCTGGGTATTACGATAGGGGCTGCTATGGGCGGGTGGTTTATCTCTCACTTGGGAATACACCAGCTCATCTGGAGCGGATTGATGTTTGCACTGCTAGCGTTTTTATCTATGATTTTAAAAATAAAATTGTTCAATTCGAATGCAACGGAAGTCAACGTGCGTTAA
- a CDS encoding S-layer homology domain-containing protein, whose product MSSKRSRWLTRLTLSATAAITIFTTFTSYLAAPAAASGATFQDIAHSYAYQSIISLHAKGILNGTQPGYFSPKKAVTRAEWVTALDRTLGLEPVQAAVSSYRDVAKKTWYYGWIESASQLNIVQGGTSATFQPNSPITRQEAALMIARLIRSSGGSGYATSSFTDTGEIADWALDAVTTVNRYGFMKGESNYFRPASSLTREETAVLLERLLTYSTKHANQTASTASSIRIGWQYDQTVQQFENTVLQSNINTLSPRWFFLNETGIISDYTNSSLLAWSKQHHKNIWAMVGNRSNLALTHQILSSEVLRNTTITQLANAVSVYGLNGLVIDFENVDGQDRANLTLFVQQLKAKLKSQNTVLAICVSPDYGTDWTAAFDYKQLGAAADYLILMGYDEHWGGSSIPGSVSSLPWLRESVRRFVQTTHPEKAILALPLFTRNWTLNASGKSIASSDISLDQQNQLVSRSASKPIWNEDIQQYTVSYKDTQLHKLWLEEGRSFTRKYRLGQDAGFAGFAYWYPGGASSDLWSSVKNADRFIQRGL is encoded by the coding sequence ATGAGTTCCAAACGATCACGTTGGTTAACCAGGCTCACCCTTTCAGCAACTGCAGCCATCACAATATTCACAACATTCACTTCATACTTAGCTGCTCCAGCAGCAGCATCCGGCGCTACGTTCCAAGATATTGCACACAGCTATGCCTATCAGTCTATTATTTCCCTGCATGCTAAAGGAATTTTGAACGGTACACAACCTGGTTACTTCTCTCCTAAAAAGGCTGTTACCAGAGCCGAATGGGTTACCGCACTGGACCGTACACTCGGTCTGGAGCCTGTACAAGCGGCCGTTTCCTCCTACCGAGATGTTGCCAAAAAGACGTGGTACTATGGATGGATTGAATCGGCTTCTCAACTCAATATCGTTCAGGGGGGAACGTCTGCGACATTCCAACCTAATAGTCCCATAACCCGTCAAGAAGCGGCCTTGATGATCGCACGTCTCATCCGCTCTTCGGGCGGATCAGGATATGCTACTTCCTCCTTCACAGATACTGGCGAAATTGCAGATTGGGCCCTTGATGCGGTAACCACCGTAAATCGTTACGGCTTTATGAAAGGTGAAAGTAACTATTTCCGTCCTGCATCCTCTCTGACCCGTGAAGAAACAGCAGTCTTGCTGGAACGACTGCTAACGTATTCAACAAAGCATGCTAACCAAACTGCTTCCACCGCTTCTTCCATCCGAATAGGCTGGCAATATGATCAAACCGTTCAGCAGTTTGAAAATACGGTGCTCCAATCCAACATCAACACCCTATCACCACGTTGGTTTTTTCTAAATGAAACAGGTATTATCAGCGATTATACCAATTCGTCGCTGCTTGCCTGGTCCAAACAGCATCATAAAAATATCTGGGCGATGGTAGGCAACCGTTCCAACCTGGCACTGACGCACCAAATTCTGTCCAGTGAGGTTCTACGAAATACAACTATAACTCAGCTTGCTAATGCCGTATCTGTATACGGTTTGAACGGGCTTGTCATTGATTTTGAAAATGTAGATGGTCAGGATCGTGCCAATTTAACATTGTTCGTCCAACAATTAAAAGCTAAGTTGAAGAGTCAGAATACGGTACTGGCGATTTGTGTATCTCCTGATTATGGAACGGACTGGACTGCCGCCTTTGATTATAAACAGCTTGGCGCTGCGGCAGACTATCTGATCCTGATGGGATATGACGAGCATTGGGGAGGTAGCTCGATCCCCGGCTCTGTGTCCTCACTGCCATGGCTCCGTGAAAGCGTGCGGCGTTTTGTACAAACCACCCATCCGGAGAAAGCGATCTTGGCGTTGCCATTATTTACACGGAACTGGACGCTTAACGCTAGCGGAAAGTCAATCGCTTCCTCTGATATTTCACTAGATCAGCAAAACCAGCTAGTATCCCGTTCCGCCTCCAAACCAATCTGGAATGAGGATATTCAGCAGTATACCGTGTCTTACAAAGACACGCAGCTTCATAAGCTGTGGCTCGAGGAAGGACGATCCTTCACTCGTAAGTATCGCTTGGGACAGGATGCTGGGTTTGCTGGCTTCGCCTACTGGTATCCGGGCGGAGCAAGCTCTGATCTGTGGTCCAGTGTAAAAAACGCAGACCGATTTATACAGCGTGGTTTATAA
- a CDS encoding DegV family protein, whose amino-acid sequence MNKIKIFADSTSDVPAHWRQQYEISIVPLYTVFGDEALQDGVNIHPEQLFQRVSREGHLPRTAAPSPSDFIQAFAPYIEQGDDILYISLSSELSSTYQNALLAASEFPEGRVTVFDSLNLSCGFGLLVMKAARAATNGNTIEQIVDMLTKTRPLIDTEFVIDTLEYLYKGGRCSGMQNLIGSLLKIRPVIKVIDGKMTPAYKVRGKREKALDQMLQNALNQRDQMDNDIIIVVHALAEEDALMLQARLKEETNAQEVLLTTAGCVISSHCGPQTIGIMYAKKA is encoded by the coding sequence ATGAACAAAATTAAAATTTTTGCCGACAGTACCAGTGATGTTCCTGCTCACTGGCGTCAACAGTACGAGATTAGCATTGTGCCATTGTATACAGTATTTGGTGATGAGGCATTGCAGGATGGGGTGAACATTCACCCGGAACAATTGTTTCAACGTGTAAGCCGCGAGGGACATTTACCGCGTACCGCCGCACCTTCTCCATCGGATTTTATTCAGGCCTTTGCGCCCTACATAGAACAAGGGGACGACATTTTATATATCAGTCTGTCTTCCGAGCTATCATCGACGTACCAGAATGCGCTACTCGCTGCCTCTGAATTTCCGGAAGGCCGCGTTACGGTTTTTGATTCCTTGAATTTATCGTGCGGCTTTGGCCTGCTTGTGATGAAAGCTGCTCGTGCGGCAACCAACGGCAATACGATAGAGCAGATTGTAGACATGTTGACGAAAACCAGGCCGCTCATAGACACGGAATTTGTCATTGATACACTTGAATACCTGTATAAAGGCGGAAGATGTTCAGGCATGCAAAACCTGATCGGAAGTCTGCTCAAAATTCGTCCGGTGATCAAAGTGATTGACGGAAAAATGACGCCTGCCTACAAAGTCCGCGGCAAACGTGAAAAAGCTTTGGATCAGATGCTGCAAAATGCACTGAATCAACGAGATCAGATGGATAATGATATCATTATTGTCGTGCACGCTTTGGCCGAGGAAGACGCGCTAATGCTGCAAGCTCGCTTGAAAGAAGAAACGAACGCACAAGAGGTACTGCTAACTACAGCAGGCTGTGTCATTTCCAGTCATTGTGGTCCACAGACCATCGGTATTATGTATGCCAAAAAAGCATAG
- a CDS encoding ABC transporter substrate-binding protein, which produces MKKMLNSLLLFVVFTIVLAGCGAAGDSSKTEGTAGSEQTSTTAGPVTVKDDHGEVKLDKPAERVVVLEWTFTEDLIALGVQPVGNADNENYKLWVTPEAKLADTVTDIGTRGEPNLEAIAALKPDLIISNADNNAAIYAQLKGIAPTIEFDPYKGNGYDYDRMVEIFKQVAVATGKTEQADKVLSELDQHYIDAKATLEKAGKADFHYALTQAFTAQNAASLRMFKENSVVVGTLAKIGMVNDWKSDQTEKYGFSTVGIEALPAVQDSNFIYITQKTDDVFGAAMKNNSVWNGLNFVKEKRTYPLDGTTWTFGGPISSKVLVDQVVGALTK; this is translated from the coding sequence ATGAAAAAGATGTTGAATAGCCTATTATTATTTGTAGTTTTTACTATTGTATTGGCGGGCTGCGGTGCAGCTGGGGATAGCTCGAAGACGGAAGGTACTGCAGGGTCTGAGCAGACATCCACAACGGCTGGTCCGGTTACGGTTAAGGACGACCACGGGGAAGTCAAACTGGACAAGCCAGCGGAACGTGTCGTGGTACTCGAATGGACGTTTACCGAGGACCTCATTGCACTTGGCGTACAGCCGGTCGGCAATGCAGACAATGAAAACTACAAGCTGTGGGTAACACCGGAGGCGAAGCTGGCTGATACCGTAACTGATATCGGCACACGGGGCGAACCGAATCTAGAAGCGATTGCGGCGCTCAAGCCGGATCTTATTATCTCTAACGCCGATAACAATGCAGCGATCTATGCGCAGCTTAAAGGAATTGCACCAACGATAGAATTCGATCCTTACAAGGGGAACGGCTATGATTACGACCGTATGGTTGAAATCTTTAAGCAAGTGGCTGTAGCTACCGGAAAAACGGAACAGGCTGATAAGGTCCTAAGCGAACTTGACCAGCACTATATAGATGCAAAGGCTACATTGGAGAAGGCAGGCAAAGCAGACTTTCACTATGCGCTGACACAGGCCTTTACAGCTCAAAATGCTGCCAGTCTGCGAATGTTCAAAGAAAATTCGGTTGTAGTGGGAACGCTTGCGAAAATCGGCATGGTGAACGACTGGAAGTCGGACCAGACCGAGAAATACGGGTTTAGCACCGTTGGCATTGAAGCTCTTCCAGCTGTACAGGACAGCAATTTTATCTATATTACACAAAAGACGGACGATGTATTTGGAGCCGCGATGAAGAACAACTCGGTATGGAACGGACTGAACTTTGTCAAAGAAAAACGTACCTATCCGCTGGACGGTACAACATGGACATTCGGTGGTCCTATCTCATCCAAAGTACTGGTTGATCAAGTAGTTGGAGCTCTGACGAAATGA
- the infC gene encoding translation initiation factor IF-3 — protein MAVLINEQIKADEVVLTGLAGEKLGVVSKSEALAMARSQGVDLVCTSLMSSPPPCSLVAKGKGKALAQKETAASKNVGRAARNSGKEKVKELRFTAHIEEHDYDTKLRQADKHLRSGKPVQLVVKASGAKEAPVAKAVLERLLVDLKEAGVKETGIQTGGKGSQVKLNPR, from the coding sequence GTGGCAGTATTAATCAACGAGCAAATTAAAGCTGACGAAGTGGTACTCACTGGACTCGCGGGAGAGAAGCTCGGCGTTGTCTCCAAGTCAGAAGCCTTGGCTATGGCCCGATCCCAAGGGGTGGACCTGGTATGTACCTCACTCATGAGCAGCCCACCGCCCTGTAGCTTGGTCGCAAAGGGCAAAGGAAAAGCGCTGGCGCAAAAAGAAACCGCAGCAAGCAAAAATGTCGGCCGAGCCGCAAGAAACAGCGGCAAAGAAAAGGTCAAGGAGCTTCGCTTCACTGCTCATATTGAGGAGCATGATTACGACACGAAGCTGCGTCAGGCAGACAAACATCTGCGTTCCGGCAAACCGGTGCAGTTGGTCGTTAAAGCGTCTGGAGCAAAAGAAGCCCCCGTCGCCAAAGCGGTACTAGAGCGGCTACTAGTCGATCTGAAGGAAGCCGGAGTGAAGGAAACTGGAATCCAGACAGGCGGCAAGGGCTCGCAAGTGAAATTAAACCCGCGCTGA
- a CDS encoding DUF423 domain-containing protein gives MQRKWIFVGSIMMMLAVAIGAFGAHIVKARINADALAVYETGVKYHMIHAVGLLIIALAAGQWGPSNRLRWAARLLLTGIILFSGSLYVLSLTGIRVLGAITPLGGVCFIAGWILLAWAAMGLKKED, from the coding sequence ATGCAACGAAAATGGATATTTGTGGGATCTATAATGATGATGTTGGCGGTAGCCATTGGAGCGTTCGGGGCACATATTGTGAAAGCCCGGATCAACGCGGATGCTTTGGCCGTGTATGAAACAGGTGTGAAATATCATATGATTCACGCTGTCGGTTTGCTGATCATTGCGTTGGCTGCCGGACAGTGGGGTCCTTCCAACCGTTTAAGATGGGCAGCGCGTCTGTTATTGACAGGTATCATTTTGTTTTCTGGTAGCTTGTATGTGCTAAGTTTGACCGGAATCCGTGTGCTGGGGGCTATTACCCCTCTAGGAGGCGTGTGTTTTATTGCAGGATGGATATTGCTGGCATGGGCTGCCATGGGTCTGAAGAAAGAGGATTAG